Proteins encoded by one window of Anaerosalibacter sp. Marseille-P3206:
- a CDS encoding Fic family protein: MQYMNKLFYNLGSITNREAKLKERLKYDSIVLPGLQIKPINQSKIYDLYYIPTMKTIDLISSISKDDIILMQLYDNLPKLAQRNFLIDMLSSELHSTNLLEGVRSSKEEIVFTAKEVLEPKEENKENFRFFNVIKSYRELQIGNLKRPKGIKDIRKIYDEITVDGVEEENLPDGKYFRSEATYVYTSGLKEIHRGITSASGTEEYIIFIMNKLLYFLNSDTKCNELVKNAIFHYYFGYIHPFYDGNGRTARFISSIYLKENYSWLTALSLSQGSNDNRSLYLKAFDSTNQVSMQGELNFFVDSFLEVLNNGQNILKENLQNKTILLEESFNKIENDSNIKEDRDLIDIMKVAIEMYLFGPHNDYIDVELLQKQENLNYTNQTIRKKLNRLYENKLLNKISKNPVRYTLNPDYLEF, translated from the coding sequence ATGCAATATATGAATAAACTATTTTATAATTTAGGAAGTATAACAAACAGAGAGGCTAAATTAAAAGAAAGATTAAAATATGATTCTATTGTACTTCCAGGACTTCAAATCAAACCTATTAATCAAAGCAAAATATATGACCTTTACTATATCCCTACAATGAAAACTATAGATTTAATAAGTAGTATTTCAAAAGATGATATTATTTTAATGCAACTATATGATAATTTACCAAAACTAGCTCAAAGGAATTTTCTAATAGATATGTTAAGTTCGGAACTTCATAGTACTAATTTACTTGAAGGTGTAAGAAGTAGTAAAGAAGAAATAGTTTTTACGGCAAAAGAGGTACTAGAGCCAAAAGAAGAGAATAAAGAAAATTTTAGATTCTTTAATGTTATAAAATCATATAGAGAACTTCAAATAGGTAATCTTAAAAGACCTAAAGGTATAAAAGATATTAGAAAAATATATGATGAAATTACAGTTGACGGTGTAGAAGAAGAAAACCTTCCTGATGGTAAGTACTTTAGGAGTGAAGCTACTTATGTATATACTTCAGGTTTAAAGGAAATACATCGTGGAATTACCTCAGCATCTGGAACGGAAGAATATATTATATTTATAATGAATAAACTATTATATTTTTTAAATAGTGATACTAAATGTAATGAATTAGTTAAAAATGCAATATTCCACTATTATTTTGGATATATACATCCTTTTTATGATGGAAATGGTAGAACAGCTAGATTCATAAGTAGCATATATCTTAAAGAAAACTACTCATGGCTTACAGCTTTATCATTATCCCAAGGGTCAAATGATAATAGAAGCCTGTATTTAAAAGCTTTTGATTCCACTAATCAAGTTTCTATGCAAGGAGAATTAAATTTTTTTGTAGATTCTTTTTTAGAAGTATTAAATAATGGACAGAATATCTTAAAAGAAAATTTGCAAAACAAGACAATCTTACTAGAAGAGTCCTTTAATAAAATAGAAAATGATTCAAATATCAAAGAAGATAGGGATTTAATAGATATTATGAAAGTAGCTATTGAAATGTATTTATTTGGCCCACATAATGATTATATAGATGTTGAATTATTACAAAAACAAGAAAATCTTAATTATACTAATCAAACTATAAGAAAGAAACTAAATCGATTATATGAGAATAAACTATTAAATAAAATAAGTAAAAATCCAGTACGATATACTTTAAATCCTGATTATTTAGAATTCTAA